In Euphorbia lathyris chromosome 2, ddEupLath1.1, whole genome shotgun sequence, the sequence ATGCTTTCAATCTCATTAGATCTCTTGGTAGAGTTATCAGCATATATTTCCTTTGTAGAAGGCGTAGATACAAGATATGGCATATCAGCATATACTGTGTCTGCATCCTCTTCACCAAACTGAGAGATGTCTTCAGTTACAGGATCTACCACAGGCATAGCCTCCAGCTCTCCTAAAACATTACCTGTATCGGTAATAGAAGGATATTTCCCTTCGGCAGCAATATCAACAAACTTGTCGTCTGATTGATAATCAACAGGCCTAGTGTCTTCAATTGATTTTGACATTTTGAGTTCATCAGAAGCAAATTCATTAAGATTTAATTCATGAGCATCCTCAATGCCACCCTCTTTGCAGGAACGAATATAATCTTCGACAGGAGAAGCAACGTCTTGCTTATTCTCCTCCTGACTATCACCATTCGAATCAGCACTAACAAGACATTTGCTGCCAGGAGTCAACTCAGCTAACTTGCTACCTGATTCCATATCAGCGGCAATGGTACTGTCAATTGAGACTGAATTTTTCTGTTCATTGTAAAAATCACAAGAACCATTCATCACCAAGGTATCATCTAGGGAGACACCCAAGTCTCGTGAGTTAGAATTCGCAGGAGACACATCGCCCTGAATACAAGTCTGAACATTATTTTCAGCAGAACTCAATACTGATATATTATCCATTTTTCTGATCTCCGCAGGATAAAAATCAGTATGTACCGTCTCCTCAAGTGGTgctgaatttttattttcatcagATGAAACTAAACTGCTCCTCAAGGCAGTGTTATTTAAGGGCACATCCGTATGATGGGGATCAGAGTTTCTGGTTGACACTTCATCATTAGCTCTGCTTGCATGTTCCAAATCACCATCATCACACTCATCAAGGTCATGCTTGGCTGAAGAATCAATATCATCAGATCTAACTGCTGCATCAGGTGTAATACATTGATTGTCTTCGGATTCCATTCCTCTCACACCTGTTGAAACAAATGCGAGAGTTAAATAAACTATAAATGAAGTCGTATAAAAAGAGAATGCTTTTGATTAAAACCTGTAGCAATAGTCCTGTTTTCAGCTTTGTTTTCTTGTTCCAACAGCTGCTTTTGTAACATGTCTATACCAGGGAAAACCAACATATTAATAGACTTCAATTCTTGCTTAAGTGATCTATCAATATCAGTGAAGCCAAAAACCCCTGTCCATGTATGAGTAAGTTCTGATATTGCTGGGATTATCATTCTCTGAACCTTCAACGAGCAGAGTGCCTGCAGATGCAAGAAAAGATTATTGCCACCTTGGTGGAGAAagccaaaaaaatatgaaaattgaAAGGGAATTAAACTCAAAATCCATAGTGAAAGAAGTTTAGGGAGTTAAAATGCAGAACGCAAAAGTAGCAATGGTTTCTTACTGATTCAATGGCACAAAAAAGCCGACGGCACATTCCTTGACGTCTATATATGTGACGAGTACCAATAAATGGCATTTCTGCTAGCTGATTTCCATGTAACCTAGACATATGATATAGATAAAGGTTGTAATGGTTAAATTTCAACTCCATGTTAGTCCACATACATATAGTAGGTCTTAAGACCAAATGTACAGGAAACAACTCTAAAGGCTATGCAGTGTCTGAGCAATTGTTTGTATTATgctcatagttattaaaggcgcaaggggggtcctggagccttggcgcaaggcGCAACTTAAGGCGCGCGCCCAAGCGACTCGAGGCgcaccaaaaaaaaatcataaattcataatactagtcacaaatagtcaaataccaacaataaaaccataaaatgcatGAGTTAAGTTCTAGTTAACTACTAAGGCATAATGTCTGCTGCGATATGTGTAGTAAAAACTTTAGATCTTTGTCTGtctctgtttttcttttattttctgaacttaaaaaaccctaaaacaccatcaaaaccctaaaataccctcaaACCTAAATTACCCTAAGGTAGCCAAGGCGCGCGCCTGACTCGCCAAGGCGCTAAGGCTGGAGCCTTAGCCGAGGCGCGCCTTAATAACTATATGCTGAtagggagcaatttaaaaaaaaaggcaaATAAGCTAGCAAGGAAAGTCCTCATTAATGCCTTCAGCACACCCAATGTGATTTTCCAGGTAAGAGAACTAACTCCATCGACAACAGCAACCATTCCTCTAGAAAATTTCCATCAATATCATTTCTCATTCAGCTCTCATTTCTTCATTCTTTCTCcacaaaaattaaagttgcaaTTTTCACAGTGCATAAATAATAAATGACCAGTGTTGTTATACCTGATGGATGCAGCAGAAATTATTTCATCACCCCTCTCCAAAATAGCAGTATAAAAACCATTATAGTTTAGCCGATTAAAGTTTGATCTGGACAATCAAATATAAACAAAATTAACAGGGGAAtgaaatatggaagaagataGCTCTCTTGAAACAGAAATGTTCAATGACATTGTCAAAAGAAATTTGAACATACACAATAAACTAAATGCTGGAAAGGGAACAATATGATTGCAATCATGCTTCAATGATAAAGTTGGTAAATGCTAATAGCATAATGGAAACAAGAAATAAGAAACCATGGAAATTCTGAGAAATACTTCAATAATAAGAAAGGTAGTAAAATTCTCCAAAAAGTAGTGCGTCTAGCACATTGTTTTATGTGAAATTTAGGCCCAAAGATCACTAACATCCATCATTTTCACCAAAACAAGAATCAAAGGATTGCATTGTTGCTATAACAAAGATATAGTCACAAACAAATCAGCAACTTATCTGCTAAAGTCAGAGCAATTACAACAGGGAAAGGTTAAACAAACAATTAAGACCGGTATTACATAAGTAAaatgagggcgagccttggcgcaacggtaaaacgttgttgtcgtgtgaccgaaggtcacgggttcgagtcttaggagcggcctcttgccaaaaaaattggcaagggaaggcttgcccccagtacacccttgtggtgggacccctccccggaccctcgcttagcggggacgcgtaatgcaccgggccgcccttttattACATAAGTAAAATGACCACACTCCACTACAAGTAGTCAACATATCactttgataatgttatgagaAAATAATGGAGGAAAAAGCATTCAAGTAAACTTATCCTGACTAATGTTGAAATAATACTTAGATGATAACCCTGAGGTGGGCATAGGTTTAGGCTCCTGCTTTACTTTTCTACTCAATCTAAGACTAGGACCTTCTGAACCATTATATGTGATCTAAATCATCATACACCTACACCATCCATATCGTCATTAAAAAAGACGAGGATTTCATGAGTGCTCTCAGTAGAACCTATCTAATTTAGATAACAACTAGAATGCTTCATGATATAAACTGCTGGGCAATCAGGCCAAAGCAAAGATGATAGCATTGTCGAAAGGTAACATGCTCTATATTCTAATGGCACAAACCAAGCAAAACCAGTtaaatttgtcttttttttttttggaaaagaaatgtaGATGAACCTACTGTTCTGGGAAAGTTATTGCCTCGTATGTGAAGGAGTTCAGGGATTCAAACCCTAGCATCCGTCTCCCTTTGAAAAGTTCCAATGAACAGTCTGaaggtttatttgatttttaatatcCAACATTGGCAATGAAAAATCAAAGTTCAAAGCCAAGAGCTTAATACTATCTTAAACTTTTGAAAAATCCTTGAGTGACAAGAGGATAAAAGGATATCGATATTATGATTCACTATATGATATATAACACAGACATGAGAATGGCTAGGAAAATCAACTCCCTCTAAAACAACCagcaaaccaaaaaaaaaaggatgcaAAGATCACCATTTTAAAGAAACCCATACCTTCAGGTCAAAATCATCAAGATTTATTTGAATACAAGTAGACATGACAGTAATTTCTAAAAGAAACTTGGACAACAAGAAGTTATCTTCCACTGACCCTGCTGCCTGAAAGTGTTTCATCCTTATGCTCACAAATTTATGCAAATATATGTGCACCATAAAAAAACTGAAGGGAAAACCACAACAACGTGTAAGAGAGATCTATGATTTTAGAATGTAGGACACTAACCCGCAGTTATAAAGAACACTGTTAAGTAAATTGATCCCACTCCTCCTGTCAACAACCGGCAAAAAGCATTCATCCATAACAGACAAAGCAACAGCCAACTTTGAATTGCACTCTACTCTGTTAGGAAGTCCCTGGGGAGACGTATCCAAGTCCACATCTGTTCTACGGATAAGACACCATGAGAGTCCAGATTCAAGTTCATGTTTAACTCCAAGATACTTCTGCAATTGCTCACAGACCTGCACAAGCATTGAGTATAAGAGTCTGCATAATGCATCTAACTACAATTGACATGTTGATGTAAGAACCAAAATGTAAAATAACCGTAAACAAGGTTATTATGGTAATTCAAAAGCTTCCGTACCATTAGAAAGAGAAATTTACCACACAGATCTATGCATGCACCAGCaggcacaaacaaacaaaaaaagaagaaatacaaTAGCAGAAATCCAGGAGAAACACGTACCTCTTTACATGTATTCCCACAAAAGTAAGGTATTGAATCATCGGTGTCGACGGAAAGGGCATCCACCCCTTGTGAGCATGACTTGTGATCTACaaagaaatataatttaaatttcaaCAACGTATCAGAATAGAGAATGACTAATATTCAAGGAATTCAaatcaaaggaaaaaaaaagattattacATTTTTTTGTACACAGGCTGCAAGTAAGTAGCCCACAAACGGTTGTATCATCACCCTGAATGATATCTTCACTTGCTAACCCACAAAATTTGCATGCACAATGTGGGCAGTGCCAATCACCTGGCGGAAGCATCTGCAAGAGTATTAAAGCATGAATATATTTTGTACTAAAGTATAAAAAGTAGATGCAACAAAATAAGCAGTAAAGCTCAGACACTCAACCAAAAAAATCGTCAGTCAATAACAACTAAGCTTAGTTTGCTCTATCAAGTCTAAAGataaacacacacacacacatacatatatataacgaTTTAGGGTTTGGTGTTTCAGCATAATCAATCTAGTGATCTAGACAGAAGCAAGACAAACCCAGCCAAGAACTATAACACCAATAGATCTATCTGTTTTGTACAGGAGTTAAGATCATGGCAtctttcaaataaaaaagatcaATGAAAAGCATAGATATGAAACTAAGTACCTTCATCACAATCAGAAGAACCATATACTAAACATTATACAATTTGAAACATCCATCAAGAAATGATTTGTGCTTTATGCCAACTTAAATGGAGGTCAAAATTCAAATTAGGCGTTTTTATTGTATGAATGAATTATCCAactgagggcgagccttggcgcaacggtaaaacgttgttgccgtgtgacctgaggtcacgggttcgagtcttaggagcggcctcttgctaattaaattggcaagggaaggcttgctcccaatacacccttgtggtgggacccctccccggaccctcgctcagcggggacgcgtaatgcgaccgggccgccctttaatGAATTATCCAACTATAAACCCAAGGCATAATTGAGAGTAATAAGAACTTGTGCTTCAAAATAAACTAAAGAAATACAAACACACATAAATGAGATGTAACTTTCCAAAAATGTACCTCGATATCAAGGCAACTCAGGTGAAATGTAGATGGGCAACTATCACAACAAATCAAATCCCCACCATCTCCGCAAAGCCCACATGTATCATCGTTAGGATCATCACCATCAACATCAACAGAATGAAAACCAGTATGCTCAACTGACTCCTGTCTATTCCATGCATCAATCTGGCATTCTAGAAGGGAAACTCCAGAATCCAAACATATATTTTGAAATGGCTGGCGCTGTTTGCTGCCTGCATGGATCTCAAACTTCAAAACTGTGAGGATCTTACTACAACAACCACAATGGATACCATCTCTGGTTACCCAGCCCTCCAGCATTACTTTTTTCCGTCTCCGGTTCATGTACCGCACCTTTTGGCTCAACTGCACAGCTCCACAATCAATCAACCAGGAAAGAACAGTTCGTTTGCCTGAGTATGGAACATAGCCATCATTATCCGAGTTTAAACTGTCATTGGCATTCCGAACCAACAAGGTACAtctaccaagttttctagttc encodes:
- the LOC136219738 gene encoding uncharacterized protein, with product MEEGRRSGDPSGYLVNNRNSSGRLIVKKRGNDGAEGLGSSGSRRFYGSNKEKKRARMSMSDSGSSDDLLMPPRRRVAPETLRVCNGLSHFDAGAAEDFDRKRIRGESVRNNEVALVGRSGEDFSERKRKMLDVFDFNEYDGSDEEIGRMPFDDGRMEGRRYIGSMTVGRSGLEREYETGSSRHPVVDRRNGSYLERIRGVNRGDHGDRDRTRPPVPFYGNKYDSDGHIRVQGKNGVLKVMVNKKKKVSGSLNTYDSLEVEEKRKGSRSEDTFKRNVLNRPSFYPQPKIAEKPGPSVNKLKNSNKLKSSSAKRLPVRNGKIKDEDSEDSGTSLKLGPLGVENLNTRKAPLPTRSLKGQEVQSEDSDTSLKLGPKNAESRKFTKQASSGGGIVPRNELPPAGNKEGKVKRGTGTEKQKLRERIRGMLLNAGWTIDYRPRRNRDYLDAVYINPNGTAYWSIIKAYDALQKQLNDEEEAAKAKGDTSFRPLPEEVLSQLTRKTRKKMEKEMKKKQRDANESENAIETVARRSSSSRHDEESIDSGSHEEKLSSFIKQSGSGKSVKSRINGDSSLNPNMKGQSSTRHLHADMEPSGVNSHQGRRTRKLGRCTLLVRNANDSLNSDNDGYVPYSGKRTVLSWLIDCGAVQLSQKVRYMNRRRKKVMLEGWVTRDGIHCGCCSKILTVLKFEIHAGSKQRQPFQNICLDSGVSLLECQIDAWNRQESVEHTGFHSVDVDGDDPNDDTCGLCGDGGDLICCDSCPSTFHLSCLDIEMLPPGDWHCPHCACKFCGLASEDIIQGDDTTVCGLLTCSLCTKKYHKSCSQGVDALSVDTDDSIPYFCGNTCKEVCEQLQKYLGVKHELESGLSWCLIRRTDVDLDTSPQGLPNRVECNSKLAVALSVMDECFLPVVDRRSGINLLNSVLYNCGSNFNRLNYNGFYTAILERGDEIISAASIRLHGNQLAEMPFIGTRHIYRRQGMCRRLFCAIESALCSLKVQRMIIPAISELTHTWTGVFGFTDIDRSLKQELKSINMLVFPGIDMLQKQLLEQENKAENRTIATGVRGMESEDNQCITPDAAVRSDDIDSSAKHDLDECDDGDLEHASRANDEVSTRNSDPHHTDVPLNNTALRSSLVSSDENKNSAPLEETVHTDFYPAEIRKMDNISVLSSAENNVQTCIQGDVSPANSNSRDLGVSLDDTLVMNGSCDFYNEQKNSVSIDSTIAADMESGSKLAELTPGSKCLVSADSNGDSQEENKQDVASPVEDYIRSCKEGGIEDAHELNLNEFASDELKMSKSIEDTRPVDYQSDDKFVDIAAEGKYPSITDTGNVLGELEAMPVVDPVTEDISQFGEEDADTVYADMPYLVSTPSTKEIYADNSTKRSNEIESINDADKSSMQTNFYQKDEMACEREAN